ATCAAGGATGCCGCCCGCGGGCAGATGTATATTCTTGTGGACCATGAAGATCGCGAGAACGAAGGCGACCTGATCATCCCGGCCGAATTTGCCGATGCCGATGCGATCAACTTCATGGCGACCCATGGGCGCGGGCTGATCTGCCTGCCGATGACAGCCGAGCGGATTGACCGGCTCGGCCTGCCGATGATGGCGGTCAATAATTCCAGCCGGATGGAAACCGCCTTTACCGTCTCGATCGAGGCGCGCGAGGGTGTGACCACCGGCATTTCCGCCGGTGACCGGGCGCTGACCGTGGCCACCGCGATCAACGAACAGAACACCATGGCAGACCTTGCCACGCCGGGGCATCTTTTCCCGCTGCGCGCGCGCACTGGCGGGGTGCTGGTTCGGGCCGGGCATACCGAAGCTTCGGTCGATATCTCAAGGCTGGCGGGGCTGAACCCATCGGCGGTGATTTGCGAAATCATGCGCGACGATGGTGAAATGGCGCGGCTGCCCGATTTGGTGGATTTCGCCAAAACGCATGGCCTCAAGATCGGGACGATTTCCGATCTGATCGCCTATCGTCACAAGCATGACAATCTGGTGCGTGAGACCAAGCGCCGCGAGGTCGAGTCGGTTCATGGCGGCACCTGGGAAATGCGCGTTTTCGCCGATCAGATCACCGGCACCGAACATATCGCGCTGATCAAGGGCGATATCACCACGCCCGAGCCGGTTCTGGTGCGCGCCCATGCGATCAACGAACTGGAAGACATGCTGGGCCTTGGCCCGTCTCGCCCGGACGAGTTGGCCACCGCGATGGAGATCATCGCCGCCGAGGGGCGCGGTGCGGTGCTGCTCTTCCGGGAGCCACATCCCAAGCTCAATCTGGGCGAGGAAGACGAGGCCCCGAAGATCGTCAAGCGCACCGGGCTTGGCTCTCAAATCATGGTGCGGCTGGGCCTCACCAGCCTGACCCTGCTGACCGATTCGCCCAGCACGCGCTATCTGGGGATCGAAGCATTCGGGCTTTCCATCGCGGGCACCCGCCCGATTCATCAGAAAGGTTGAGCCAATGGCCGAAAGTCATGATGCACTGAACCGCCCCACATTCGACAAGCCGGTGAAGCTTTTGATCGTCGCCGCGCCGTTTTATCGCCCGATTGCCGATAACCTGATCAAAGGTGCCGTGGCCGAGATCGAGGCGGCGGGCGGCAGCCATGAGGTTGTCGAAGTCCCCGGCGCGCTTGAAGTGCCGACTGCCATTGGCATTGCCGAGCGGTTGTCGAATTTCGATGGTTACGTCGCGCTTGGCTGTGTCATTCGCGGTGAGACCACGCATTATGAGACGGTGTGCAACGATAGCTCGCGCGCGCTTCAACTGCTTGGCCTGCAAGGGCTTTGCATTGGCAATGGTATCCTGACGGTCGAGACCGAGGCACAGGCGATTGCGCGCGCCGATCCGGGCGGCATGAACAAGGGCGGAGGGGCAGCGGCGGCGGCCTTGCATCTTCTGGCGCTCACCCGTAAGTGGGGCGCCCGGCGCAAGGGGGTAGGGTTCCTCCCGGAGGCGGAAGAATATCGCATCGCCGGTGATTTGAAGGACACTCCCAAGGCATGACCACGTCAGGCAATCAGAAGCGCAAGATGAAATCGGCAGCCCGGCTTTATGCCGTGCAGGCGCTGTTTCAGATGGAACATTCCGGCCAGACGGTCGAAGCGGTGATACACGAGTTTGAAGATCACCGTTTCGGTGCCGAATATGACGGGGCCGAGATGATCGAGGGGGATTCCGATCATTTCCGGCACTTGATGGAATGGGCGGTGAATTATCAGGCACCGATTGACCAGATGACCGACCGGGCATTGGTGGCAAAATGGCCCATCGCGCGGATTGATCCGACGTTGCGGGCGCTGTTTCGCGCCGCAGGGGCGGAAATGACGCAGGGCGATACCCCGCCCAAGGTGGTGATTACCGAGTTTGTCGATGTGGCCCGCGCGTTCTTTCCCGAAGGCAAGGAGCCGCAATTCGTCAACGCCGTGCTGGACCACATGGCGCATGAGGCCAAGCCGGAGGCGTTCTAAGCAGTGTGTCGTAAGGTGGGCACTCTGCCCAGCTTTCCCCAACAGCGTGGTTCACCCCGCTTACGCGACTCGCGCCACCACGTAATCTGCCAAATCGTTCAACATGTTACGCACGGGATGTGCAGGTAACACATCCAGCGCGGCGCGCGCCTTGGCAGCCCAAAGAAGCGCATCGGTTTGGGTCGCTTTGAGCGCACCATGTTTGTCCAGAATCGCCATCGCCTGCGCCAGATCGCCGTCGCGCTGATCGCCCTTTTCAATCGTGCGGGTCCAGAAGGCGCGCTCTTCGCTGTCGGCCAATGCGACCGCCTTGATCACCGGCAAGGTGAGTTTGCGCTCGCGGAAATCATCCCCGAGGTTCTTGCCCGTGGCGGCAGTATCGCCCGCGTAATCCAGCAAATCATCGACAATCTGGAAAGCGATGCCCAGCGCGTCGCCGTAAGCATGAAGCGCGCGCACCTGTTCCTCCGGCGCGCCTGCGATCACGCCGCCGACTTCGGTGGCGGCCGAGAAAAGCGCCGCCGTCTTGCCGCGCACCACTTGCAGATAGATGCTCTCATCGGTGGCCAGATCCTGTGCGGCGCTGAGTTGCAGAACCTCGCCCTCCGCAATCGTGGCCGAGGCGTTCGACAAGATCGACAGCACCCGGTGATTGCCGGTCTCTACCATCAACTGAAACGAGCGCGAAAACAGGTAATCGCCAACCAGAACCGAAGATTTGTTGTCCCAAAGCAGATTCGCCGTGGGCCGTCCGCGCCGTTGGGCGCTTTCGTCGACGACGTCATCATGCAGCAATGTCGCGGTGTGGATAAACTCCACCGTCGCGGCAAGATAAACCGCATAAGGCCCGTCGTAGCCGCACAAATCCGCCGCTGCCAACGTCAGCATCGGGCGTAGGCGCTTGCCACCCGCACCAACCAGATGCGCTGTCACCTCAGGGATACGCGGGGCGTGTTCGCTCGCCATCCGCTTGGCAATCAATGCGTTGACCGCAGCCATGCCGCCCGCCAGATGTTCGGCAAGCCGCTCCTGCGGTTTCGCGGCCGGTTGATCCAAGCCCATCACGCCCCCCAAAGCCTCTCTCGACAATCCCCAGTCATTCGCCTTATCTCGGCTCTATGAAACAGCTTCTGTCAACGCAAGACCTAACGGTCATCGCCTTCGCCAAGGCCCTGCTTCACGGCGAGGGTATAGCCGCCTTTGAAATGGACGTAAATATGAGCGTTCTCGAAGGCAGCATCGGAATTTTTCCGCGCCGGTTGCTGGTGCGCGCGACGGAATACGACGCTGCGGTGCGGGTAATGACCGATAACGGAATTGAAACGAATGGATGAGCCGAGCTGCGACCGCTTCCTTGGCGGACGGCTTCGGCTTTGGCAACCAAAGCACGGCTACCGCGCCGGGGTTGACCCGGTGCTGCTGGCGGCGGCGGTCAATGCGACGCCGGGGCAAAGCGTTCTCGATCTGGGCTGCGGCGTCGGGGCGGCGGGCCTGTGCCTTGCGGCGCGGGTGCCGGGCGTGGCTCTGACCGGGCTGGAAGTGCAACCGGACTATGCCGCGTTGGCGCGCCGCAATGCCGCCGAGAACGCCATCCCGTTCGAGGTGGTTGAGGGTGATCTGGCGGCGCTGCCCGCCGGGTTGAAAGCGCGCCGGTTTGATCATGTGATGATGAACCCGCCCTATTACGACCGCGCCACTGGCACGGCGGCGCGTGATCGCGGGCGTGAATTGGCGCTGGGCGGCGAATTACCCCTGTCCGCATGGGTCGATGTAGCGGCGCGGCGGCTTGCTCCCAAGGGCTTTTTGCACGTTATCATGCGGGCCGAGCGTCTGGCAGACCTGCTTTCGGCGGTGCAGGCACGCCTCGGCTCGCTTCAGCTTTTGCCGCTGATCCCGCGGCGCGGGCGTGACAGCCAATTGGTGATTCTGCGTGCCCGCAAGGGCGGCCGTGCGGCGTTTCGCCTGCATGACGGGCTGGTGCTGCACGAAGGCGCGGCGCATTCCGGTGACCGGGAAAACTACAGCGCGGAAATCCGCCGGGTGTTGCGCGAAGGTGCTGCGCTGGCGTTCCCGTCTTGAACTCGGGCGGGCCGATCATATGTCAGATTCAGCCTTTCTTCATCTATGACAGGTCTTGTCAGGTGACAGACGGCTAAAATTGTGCTGCACTCGGCACATGACATTCATTGAGAGGAGGACGCCCATGAGTTTGGTTTCGCACGTCGAGGAACTGAAGAAGAAACACCTATCCCTCTCCGAGCAGGTGGAACAAATGCAACGCGCCCCCGGCAGCGATGATGTCGAGATCGCGGAGATGAAAAAACAAAAACTGCGGCTGAAGGAAGAAATCGCCCGGTTGCAGATGGCAGCGGAATAAGCCTTAGCGCACCCGCCCGGCGCGTGCGGCCAATGCCGCACCGCCGGTAATCAGAATGGCAGAAAGCGCCAGCAGCCAGCTTGGCGCCGCAACGCCTGTCATCACAAGAATCAGCGTGGACAACAGCGGCGCCGCATAGGACGCGACGCCAAGCAGTTGAATATCGCCGCGCTTTACCCCGATATCCCAGACATAAAATGCCAACCCGACCGGCCCAAGGCCAAGCCCGATAGCGGCCCCCCAAGCGATCGGGCCTTGCGGCCAGACGGTTTTCTCCAGTGCGAAATGCAGCCCTGCAGAGAGAGCGGCGGTGGCAAGGCAGAAAACTGCCACAGTTTGCGTGGGTGCGTGGCCCAAACGGCGCGATAGCACCGAATACCCCGCCCAAGTAAGCGCGCAAGCCAGCGCCGCGAGATAGCCGGGCAGGGCGGAAACACCAATTTCAGCCCCGAGGCTTGCGCCGATGATCAACGCCGCCCCGGCAAACCCCAATAGCGCGCCAAGGATATGGCCCGCGCGCAGGTGCTCGCCCGGTAACAGGCCGGAAAACAGCACGATCAACAAGGGCCAGAGATAGGCAATCAGCCCTGCCTCTGCGGCGGGGGCCAGCCGCAGGGCGGTAAAGTAAAGCGCATGATAGCCGAAAAGCCCAAGCGTGCCAAAGGCATAGACGCGCCAGCTCACTCCCTTGAGCAGCGCAAGCCCGCCCGATACCCCGGCCCAGATCAGGCCGAGTGTGCCGCCGATGGCAAAGCAGATCGCGTTAAGCAAAAGCGGTGGCGTCGGCGCGCTTTTGACCGTCAGAAGCGCCAACAGCGCCCAGAGCAGCACGGCGATAAACCCGATTGCGGTGGCGCGCGCCCGACTCATATGACGGCGCGCGCCATGGTGCTGTGCTGTTCTCGGGCGGTCAGACGAAAAACTGTCCGCCATTGGCCGAAATGGTCGAGCCAGTGACAAACCCCGAGTCTTCGGAAGCGAGGAAAACGACACAGCGGGCAATCTCTTCGGGTTCGCCCAGACGGCCCACCGGGATTTGCCCGATGATCGATTCGCGCACTTTTTCCGGCACCGCCATCACCATATCGGTGCCGATATAGCCGGGGCAGATCGCGTTTGCCGTGATACCCGCGCGCGCGCCTTCTTGCGCCAGCGATTTCACGATGCCCAGATCGCCCGCTTTGGTCGCGGCATAGTTAACTTGCGCGAACTGGCCCTTCTGACCATTGATTGACGAAATCACAATCACCCGCCCGAATTTGCGCTCGCGCATCCCCGGCCAGACCGGGTGCACCGTGTTGAAAACGCCGGTCAGGTTGGTGTCGATCACCTGATGCCATTGTTCGGGGGTCATCTTGTGAAACGGCGCGTCGCGGGTGATGCCCGCATTGGCCACCACCACATCAATCGGGCCAATCTCGGATTCGACCTTGGCAATCCCTGCGGCGCTGTCGTCGTAATCGGCGACGTTCCATTTGTAGGTCTTGATGCCGGTTTCCTCGGTGAACTTCGCGGCGGCTTCATCGTTTCCGGCATAGGTTGCCGCGACGTTGTGCCCCGCAGCTTTCAAGGCTTTCGAGATCGCTTCCCCGATGCCGCGTGTGCCGCCTGTGACGAGTGCTGTACGTGCCATGATGTCCTCCTGAAATGGCGAATCCCTGTTGTAACTCTGTTACGTTTTTATCTGATGTTGCGCAACATTATTACTTTGTTGACGTCTACTTGCTGATGTCATGCACGCATTGTGCGAGGCCCGCCGCCAAGGCGCAAGCAAAAGGGCACCGCAAGGCGGCACCCCTCCTGATAATTGGTTCTGAAAGAGGTGTTTACGGGCGCTCAACGCACATCGCTACACCCATGCCACCGCCGATGCACAGCGTGGCAAGGCCTTTCTTGGCATCACGGCGTTTCATTTCGAACAGCAGCGTGTTGAGAATACGCGCGCCCGAGGCACCAATCGGGTGGCCGATGGCAATTGCGCCGCCATTGACGTTCACGATTGCCGGATCCCAGCCCAGTTCCTTGTTCACCGCCAGCGCCTGTGCGGCAAAGGCTTCATTGGCTTCCACGAGGTCAAGATCGTCAATGCTCCACCCGGCTTTTTCCAGCGCCTTGCGACTGGCATAGATCGGGCCGGCTCCCATGATCGACGGGTCAAGCCCGACGGTGGCGTAAGAAGCAATGCGCGCCAGCGGTTCGATACCGCGTTTTTCGGCCTCATCGGCGCTCATCAACAAAGTGCCAGCGGCCCCATCGTTGAGCCCCGATGCGTTGGCCGCAGTGACGGTGCCATCCTTGGTAAACGCCGGACGCAGCTTTTGCATGGCCTCGATCGTCGCGCCGTGGCGAATGTATTCATCCTGATCGACAACCGTTTCGCCTTTGCGGGTTTTCACCGTGAACGGCACGATTTCGTCGGCAAAACGTCCGGCTTTCTGCGCGGCTTCGGCCTTGTTTTGCGAGGCGACGGCGAATTCGTCCTGCTGATCGCGGGTGATCTGCCATTTCTCGGCAACGTTTTCGGCGGTTTGACCCATGTGATAACCGTTGAACGCGTCCCAAAGGCCGTCGCGGATCATGCTGTCGATATATTTCACATCGCCCATCTTGGTGCCTGCGCGCAAATGCGCGACATGCGGCGAAAGGCTCATGCTTTCCTGCCCGCCTGCGGCCACGATATCGGCATCACCCAGCGCGATATGCTGGGCCGCCAGCGCCACCGCGCGCAGGCCCGAGCCGCAAACCTGATTGATGCCCCAAGCGGCGCTTTCGATTGGCAGGCCAGCGTTGACATGCGCCTGCCGCGCCGGGTTTTGCCCCTGACCGGCGGAAAGCACCTGACCGAGAATGGTTTCGGACACTTCGCTTTTGTCGATGCCAGCGCGGGTTACCAATTCTTCAAGCACGGCGCGGCCAAGGTCATGCGCGGGCGTATTGGCAAATGCACCGGTAAACGAGCCCACGGGTGTGCGGGCGGCGGAGGCAATAACAACGTTGGTCATGGGTGGAATCCTCTTCGCTCATAAAGGGGCGGGGGTGGTGCGCTCTGCTGCCGTGTTCTTCTGAATTGGAACGACAACGCCCCCGGTCCCCGGCCCGGATCGCGCCTGTCATAGCTGATTTTCTGCATTGCGGCAACTGTGTGGTATGCCGCAGCATACGACTATGCCGTATCGCCGGGGGCTGCGCCCGCAGATCAGGCCGAGGCGCGCAGCTTTTCCGGCTGCGCCCATGCCGGATTCACGGTCGGTGCTCCGAAGTAGTAGCCTTGCAGACAATCAACGCCAATATTGGCGAGATAGGCCGCATCCGGTGCATTTTCGACAAATTCCGCCACCGTGAACATATCAAATTGCCGCGCAACCCCGACCAACGCGCGGGCGAGCACCTGATTGTCAGGGTTGTTATGGATACCGCGGACAAACTGGCCGTCGATTTTCAGAATATCGAAATAGAAATCGCGCAAATAGCGAAACGAGGTCAGCCCGGCACCGAAATCATCAAGTGCAAAGCTGATTCCCTCACCGCAGAGCTTCGCCATGAAGCTGCTGACCAACTCCGGTACCAGCATGGCCGATGATTCGGTAATTTCGAGAATCAGCCGCTCGGCAGCGGTGGCATCGGCCAGTAACCCGCGCTTGAGTGTATCAATCCAGCGTTCATAACCGATAGAGCGGGCAGACATGTTGATCGCCAGCCGCAGGTCCGGTTGCCGGGCCAACACCTTCAAGCCCTTTTCCAAAGCAATGCAGTCCAGAATACGCCCGGTTTCGGTCTGCTCAATCTCGTGGATGAAATCCTTGGCAGGAATCACCCGCCCGTCCGCGTCCTGCACCCGGATCAGCCCTTCGTAAAATGCTATGAACCCGGGGCGCGCGGCCTGCACGATGGGTTGAAACGCCAACAAGACCTGTTTGTGGCGCACCGCCGCATCGACCATTTCAAGCGTCGAACGCCGCCGCGATTGCACAGCATAACTAACCGGGTCTTCGTGACCCGCGGGCACATCGGCCCATATTCCCTTGTTCCCCCGAGGCATCTCTCTCTCCTCTGATATACCTTCACCAACTCACTCCGGTAAACATTGGCGGGGGAAGTCCTAACGCGGGGTGAAAATCGGCCGGATCAGTCGAATTGTCAGTGAAAACCGGGTGAAGGCGGCTCAGCCATCATCGGGCCGGGCCAATGAGAACGTGCTTTCGACCAGCGCATAATCGCGATAGCCCAACCGGGTCACCGGCACAAAACGGGTAATGTCGAACAGCCCGTCAACAAGGTGCTCATCACGCAGATGGATACCCGTCACCGTGCCGATGCACAGGAGATTCGCCTTGCCTTCGAGCTGGATAATCTGTGTCATCTTGCATTCCAGCGCCGCCGGGGCCGCCGCCACACGGGCGCAGGGAATGGTTTCGCACGCTGCGCGTTCAAGCCCGGCGTGATCGAACTCCGATTGATCGGCCGGAACCGCCTGAGAGCTGGCATTCATCGCGTCGAGCAGCGCCTGAGCGACGATATTGACACAAAACACCCCGGTTTCGCGGATGTTCGACATGCTGTCCTTGGCGCTGTCGCGATCAGCCTTGCTGCCGATATTGGCAAACGTTACCTGTGGCGGCGAATAGGCGGCACCGTTGAAAAACGAATACGGCGCAAGGTTATCGACACCAGCACTGCCACGGGTTGAAATCCAGCCGATCGGGCGTGGCACGATCAACGCATTGAACGGGTTGTGCGGCAGGCCGTGGCCATCTTCTGGGCGATAGAACATCAGACACCTTTCGGGTTGAGGAGGACGGTCGAGGCCCTTTTACGTTTGATCCCGCGCAGAGAAAACGTAAAACCGGGACCAAGAGCCAAAACACTCTGGCCGCGTGTCAGGGAGCAGACCACCCCGAAGGACCAAGGATAGCACGCGTGTTCGAACTTCTGCCGGAAAGCCCTGATGACTGGTGGGAGGTCGAAACTCTTTACGATCTTTGCTTTGCGCCGGGGCGCACGGCGCTTTCCTCATACCGTTTACGCGATGAGGTTGAGCCGGTGAAAGGGCTTTCCCTGGTGGCGCGCGAAAACGGGGCCGTGGGGGGGCAATCCGCTATTGGCCGGTGCGGATCAATGCGACACGGGCGCTGCTTTTGGGGCCGGTCGCGGTTCACCCAACGCATCAGGGTGAAGGGCTGGGCGGGTACTTGATCCGCGAAAGCTTGGCACTGGCGCGTGCGCAAGGCTGGGCGCGGGTGATGCTGGTGGGCGATGCGCCCTATTACGGGCGCTTCGGGTTTGCGCGGCTGGACAACGTGGAAATGCCGCCGCCGACCAACCCGGCGCGGGTTCTGGGGCTTGAGCTTCAGCCCGGTGCATGGCGTGCAATCGCAGGCCCGGTGACGCGCGACGCTTGAAATTTTGGCGCAGCAGGCCAATCTCTTTGCCAGACGAAAGGACAGCAACCATGGAAATTCTGCCCGATCCCCCTGGTGAACTTGATGTGAACGCCGAGCTGGATGCGCTGGCGAAACGCTATCGCGCCGCCGGTGGTGTTGGTATCCAGCTTTTGAACCTGATTGGCGGGCAGGCCGAAAATCTGCTTGAAAAACTCCCCGCACAGGTGCGCGCCGGGTTGGGCAATCAGACAGAGCGCGCGCTGCGTGCCGCGCTGCAAGCGGCACAAGGTTCACGCCGGGCGGTGCCGGATCAACCGGGCTGGCTCAATACCGCAGTCACCACCGCGATGGGGGCGGCGGGGGCTTTGGCGGCCTGCCCTCCGCACTGGCGGAATTGCCGGTGACAACCACGGTGCTGTTGCGCGCCATTCAGGGCATCGCCGACGAACATGGCTTTGACCCCGAAGAAGACGGCGTGCAGTTCGACTGCATTCAGGTTTTTGCCTCTGCCGGGCCGCTGGAACAAGATGACGGCTCTGATCTTGCGTTCCTTTCCACCCGCGTTCTGGTGACAGGTTCCGCCGTGCAGGCGCTGATTGCGCGGGTCTCCCCACGTCTTGCCATGGTGCTGGGGCAGAAGCTCGCCGCGCAGACCGTGCCGGTGCTGGGTGCGGTGGCGGGGGCGGCCACGAATTACGCCTATACAAGCTATTATCAGCAGATGGCGCATGTTCATTTCGGGTTGCGCCGCCTTGCCATCACCGCAGATCGCGACCATGCCGAGCTGATCGAGGAGCTGCGCGAGCGCGTGCAACTGCCGGTGGTGAAACGGGCAGGGTGAGAGCGTTACTTCCACACCTCTGAATGCAGATAAGCCTCGACCAGCGGGCGTACGGTCTGAACGCCGCGCGCACGGGCGTCGTGAATCACGTCGCGTATGGCGGCAAGATCGACGCTGCGGATCATGTGCTTGACCGGCCCGATGGAGGCGGGACGCATCGAGAAAGTGTCGATCCCGATGGCGGCAAGGCAGATCGCCTCCAGCGGACGACCGGCATCTTCGCCACAGAACGAAAGCGGCGTATTATGGGCTTGGCAGCGCGTGACGATGTTTTCGAGGAACGTCAGGAAACTCACGTTGAGCGTGTCATAGCGCCGCCGCACACGCTCATTCTCGCGGTCAGCGGCAAAGAAGAATTGTTTAAGATCATTGCCGCCGATCGACAGAAAACCGACCTCTTCGAAAAATTTGTCCGGCGCAAAGGCAAGCGAAGGCGTCTCCAGCATCGCGCCGATGTCCAGCCGCTCAGGGAGTGCGTGGCCAAGGATGCGCTCGCGCTCCAGCGCCTTGTTGACCTCTGTGCACCCGGCGGTGAACTCTTCAAACTGGGCGATGAACGGGAACATCACCGACAATGGCCGCCCGGCAGCGGCGCGCAACAGCGCCTGAAGCTGCATCCGCATCACGCCGGGTTTATCAAGCCCGACCCGGATTGCCCGCCAGCCCATCGCCGGGTTGGGTTCATCGTTCGGCTTCATATAGGGCAGCACCTTGTCCGACCCGATATCGAGCGTGCGAAACACCACGCGCTTGCCAAGTGCGGCATCCAGCACGCGGGCGTAAAGCGCCGAAAGCTCGCCGCGCTTGGGCATCTGGCTGCGCACCAGAAATTGCAACTCGGTGCGAAACAGGCCAACGCCTTCGGCCCCGGACCCGGTCAGCGACGGCAGATCGGCCATCAACCCGGCATTCATCTGTAAGGAGATAACCCGCCCGTCAAGGCTCCGCGCCGGTTTGTCCCGGATCGAGGCGTAGCGCTCCACCGCCTCCGCCTGCATCGCCATCTTGTCGCGGAATGCGGCGACAACCGTATCGTCAGGGCGCAGATGCACGAAACCCTGGTTGCCGTCGACCATGATATGATCGCCGTTGAGCGCTTCGGTGTTGATCCGTTCTGCATGGATGACCAGCGGAATAGCAAGCGCGCGCGCCACGATGGCGGCATGGCTGCCGACCGAGCCTTCTTCCAGCACAACCCCCTTGAGCGAACGGCCATAGTCGAGCAATTCTGCAGGCCCGATATTGCGCGCCACCAAAACCGGATCGGCGGGCATCTCGGCCCCGGTTTGCGAGCCTTGGCCAGTGAGGATGCGCAGCAGCCGGTTCGACAGATCGTCAAGATCGTGCAGGCGTTCGCGCAGGTATTGATCTTTGACCTGCGCCATACGGGCGCGTGCGGTGCTTTGTTCCTTCTCCACGGCGGCTTCGGCAGAAAGGCCGCGCGCGATGTCTTCCTCCATCCGCCGCATCCAGCCTTTGGAGTTGGCAAACATCCGGTAGGCTTCAAGCACCTGCATCTGTTCCGCGTCACCGCCGCGCACCCCGGTCAGCATCTGATCGACACTGACGCGCAGATGCTCTACCGCCTCGCGCAGCCGCTCCAGCTCGCGGTGCGGATCATCGGCAAACGGATCGGTGATCACCACGCGCGGTTCATGCAGCCAGACATGGCCTTCCGCCGCGCCTTCCTGCGCGGTGGCTCCGCGGATCAAAACCGGCTTGGTATGCAGTGCCTTGAGGGCGGATTCGTCCCCGACGAAGGCACCCAGTTCGGCCATTTCGGCCAACACCATGGCAACCACTTCCAAGGCTTCGACCTCAACATCGGAAAACGCCCGTGCGGTTTTCGATTGCACCACCAGCACACCCAGCTTTTCGCCCAGCCGCTGAATCGGCAGGCCAAGGAAGCTTGAGAAAACCTCTTCGCCGGTCTCCGGCATGAACCGGAAGCCATGCGCAGAAGGGGCATCTGCGGTGTTCATCGTCTTGCCGGTGCGCGCCACGCGCCCGACCAAGCCTTCGCCCATCCGCATCCGTGTCTTGTGAACCGAATCGGGGTTAAGCCCTTCGGTGGCGCACAGTTCAAGCGTTTCGGAATCGCGAAACAGATAGACCGAGCAAACCTCGCAATCCATTTCCTCGGCGATCAGCGTGGTAATCCGGTCAAGCCGCTCTTGGCCTGCGCTTTCTTCGGCCATGACGGCCCGAAGCCGCCCCAGCATCTTGCG
This is a stretch of genomic DNA from Aquicoccus sp. G2-2. It encodes these proteins:
- the ribB gene encoding 3,4-dihydroxy-2-butanone-4-phosphate synthase, producing the protein MSKAYDTPGAVEAQLSDAITPIEEIIKDAARGQMYILVDHEDRENEGDLIIPAEFADADAINFMATHGRGLICLPMTAERIDRLGLPMMAVNNSSRMETAFTVSIEAREGVTTGISAGDRALTVATAINEQNTMADLATPGHLFPLRARTGGVLVRAGHTEASVDISRLAGLNPSAVICEIMRDDGEMARLPDLVDFAKTHGLKIGTISDLIAYRHKHDNLVRETKRREVESVHGGTWEMRVFADQITGTEHIALIKGDITTPEPVLVRAHAINELEDMLGLGPSRPDELATAMEIIAAEGRGAVLLFREPHPKLNLGEEDEAPKIVKRTGLGSQIMVRLGLTSLTLLTDSPSTRYLGIEAFGLSIAGTRPIHQKG
- a CDS encoding 6,7-dimethyl-8-ribityllumazine synthase, which produces MAESHDALNRPTFDKPVKLLIVAAPFYRPIADNLIKGAVAEIEAAGGSHEVVEVPGALEVPTAIGIAERLSNFDGYVALGCVIRGETTHYETVCNDSSRALQLLGLQGLCIGNGILTVETEAQAIARADPGGMNKGGGAAAAALHLLALTRKWGARRKGVGFLPEAEEYRIAGDLKDTPKA
- the nusB gene encoding transcription antitermination factor NusB — its product is MTTSGNQKRKMKSAARLYAVQALFQMEHSGQTVEAVIHEFEDHRFGAEYDGAEMIEGDSDHFRHLMEWAVNYQAPIDQMTDRALVAKWPIARIDPTLRALFRAAGAEMTQGDTPPKVVITEFVDVARAFFPEGKEPQFVNAVLDHMAHEAKPEAF
- a CDS encoding polyprenyl synthetase family protein, which encodes MGLDQPAAKPQERLAEHLAGGMAAVNALIAKRMASEHAPRIPEVTAHLVGAGGKRLRPMLTLAAADLCGYDGPYAVYLAATVEFIHTATLLHDDVVDESAQRRGRPTANLLWDNKSSVLVGDYLFSRSFQLMVETGNHRVLSILSNASATIAEGEVLQLSAAQDLATDESIYLQVVRGKTAALFSAATEVGGVIAGAPEEQVRALHAYGDALGIAFQIVDDLLDYAGDTAATGKNLGDDFRERKLTLPVIKAVALADSEERAFWTRTIEKGDQRDGDLAQAMAILDKHGALKATQTDALLWAAKARAALDVLPAHPVRNMLNDLADYVVARVA
- a CDS encoding DUF2007 domain-containing protein, whose translation is MKQLLSTQDLTVIAFAKALLHGEGIAAFEMDVNMSVLEGSIGIFPRRLLVRATEYDAAVRVMTDNGIETNG
- a CDS encoding methyltransferase; the encoded protein is MDEPSCDRFLGGRLRLWQPKHGYRAGVDPVLLAAAVNATPGQSVLDLGCGVGAAGLCLAARVPGVALTGLEVQPDYAALARRNAAENAIPFEVVEGDLAALPAGLKARRFDHVMMNPPYYDRATGTAARDRGRELALGGELPLSAWVDVAARRLAPKGFLHVIMRAERLADLLSAVQARLGSLQLLPLIPRRGRDSQLVILRARKGGRAAFRLHDGLVLHEGAAHSGDRENYSAEIRRVLREGAALAFPS
- a CDS encoding YdcH family protein; amino-acid sequence: MSLVSHVEELKKKHLSLSEQVEQMQRAPGSDDVEIAEMKKQKLRLKEEIARLQMAAE
- a CDS encoding EamA family transporter, which produces MSRARATAIGFIAVLLWALLALLTVKSAPTPPLLLNAICFAIGGTLGLIWAGVSGGLALLKGVSWRVYAFGTLGLFGYHALYFTALRLAPAAEAGLIAYLWPLLIVLFSGLLPGEHLRAGHILGALLGFAGAALIIGASLGAEIGVSALPGYLAALACALTWAGYSVLSRRLGHAPTQTVAVFCLATAALSAGLHFALEKTVWPQGPIAWGAAIGLGLGPVGLAFYVWDIGVKRGDIQLLGVASYAAPLLSTLILVMTGVAAPSWLLALSAILITGGAALAARAGRVR
- the phbB gene encoding acetoacetyl-CoA reductase, giving the protein MARTALVTGGTRGIGEAISKALKAAGHNVAATYAGNDEAAAKFTEETGIKTYKWNVADYDDSAAGIAKVESEIGPIDVVVANAGITRDAPFHKMTPEQWHQVIDTNLTGVFNTVHPVWPGMRERKFGRVIVISSINGQKGQFAQVNYAATKAGDLGIVKSLAQEGARAGITANAICPGYIGTDMVMAVPEKVRESIIGQIPVGRLGEPEEIARCVVFLASEDSGFVTGSTISANGGQFFV
- a CDS encoding acetyl-CoA C-acetyltransferase; the encoded protein is MTNVVIASAARTPVGSFTGAFANTPAHDLGRAVLEELVTRAGIDKSEVSETILGQVLSAGQGQNPARQAHVNAGLPIESAAWGINQVCGSGLRAVALAAQHIALGDADIVAAGGQESMSLSPHVAHLRAGTKMGDVKYIDSMIRDGLWDAFNGYHMGQTAENVAEKWQITRDQQDEFAVASQNKAEAAQKAGRFADEIVPFTVKTRKGETVVDQDEYIRHGATIEAMQKLRPAFTKDGTVTAANASGLNDGAAGTLLMSADEAEKRGIEPLARIASYATVGLDPSIMGAGPIYASRKALEKAGWSIDDLDLVEANEAFAAQALAVNKELGWDPAIVNVNGGAIAIGHPIGASGARILNTLLFEMKRRDAKKGLATLCIGGGMGVAMCVERP